CTGGCCGGCCTGCGCGGCTCGCGCGCCGATGCCATTCGCGGCATGGCCGGGAGCGACGTGCTGGCGATCGACGACCTGGATTCGGTGGCGGGCGAGGCCGATGCCGAGCATGCGCTGTTCGACACCTTCAATCGCTATCGCGCGGAGGGGTGCACGCTGCTGTTCGCCGCGACCGCCGCGCCGGCCACCTTGGGCATCGCCTTGCCCGACCTGCGGTCGCGCCTGGGCTCGTTGACCCAGGCGGTGCTGAAGCCGCTGGGCGACGAACAGCGCCGGCAGGTGCTGCGCGAGCAGGCGGCGGGACGGGGCATCGAGCTGGACGACACGGTGCTCGACTGGCTCTTCGCGCATCATGCGCGCGACCTGGGCGCCTTGCTCGATCTCCTCGACACCCTCGACCGCGCGTCGCTGGCGGCGCAGCGGCGGGTGACGGTGCCGTTCCTGAGGTCGCTGCTGAAAGAGTGATGTGTCGGCCGGGTGGGAGCGGACCCTCAACCTGGCCTGGATACGAACGAGGCTTTGCGCTGATCGGGCGAGCTTCCAACCGCTCGCCCGATCAGCGCAAAGCCTCGTTCGCGATAGCCGTCCCGAGGGTTCGCGGACAGGGTCCGCTCCCACGTCGGCTCTCGACCTGTCAGGCCGACACGCCCAACAGGCGCGGCGTGGCGTTGGCGCCGATCACTTCCGTCATCGCGGCCGCCACCTTGTGGTTGGCGGCGATGAGGTTGCCGCTTTCGGGCAGGCCTTCGCGGCCGGAGAAATCGTTGTAGACGCCGCCCGCCTCGCGCACCAGCAGGGCACCGGCGGCGATGTCCCACAGGCCCAGGCCCGGTTCGAAATAGCCGTCGAGACGGCCCGCGGCCACGTAGGCGAGATCGAGCGCGGCCGAACCCATGCGGCGGATGTCCTCGGCTTCCTGGAGCAGGGCCTGGGTCATCGCCAGCTGCGACTCGATGTGGTTGCGCACGCGATAGGGGTAACCCGTGGCGAGCAGGGCGCCGGTGAGGTTGTCGCGCTTGCCCACGCGGATGCGGCGATCGTTGAGGTAGGCGCCGTCGCCCTTGCTGGCGGTGAACAGCTCGTCGCGCAGCGGATCGAACACCACGCCGTACACCGGCTCGCCCTTTTCGACCAGGGCGATGGAGACGCAGAAGTGGGGGATGCCACGCAGATAGTTGTGCGTGCCGTCGAGCGGATCGATGACCCACATGAGCGGACCCTTGCCGGTCTGGCCCGATTCCTCGCCGAGGATGGCATGGGTGGGGTAGGCCCGGCGCAGCTCCTTGATGATCTCCGCTTCGGCGAGGCGATCGACCTCGGAGGCGAAGTCCATCCGCTGCTTCTCGACGACCGAGAGGCCCTCGATGCGGTTCATGTAGCGCAGGATGATGTTTCCTGCGGAGCGCGCGGCGCGCGCCGCGACGTTGACGGCGGGTCTTGGCATGGGGATCGGCTTGGCAAAAGAACGTGGGAAGCGGTCGAAAGCCGCGTCGGCCGGGGAGTTTACCACCGGGTGGCAAGGAGGCCAAAGCCCGTGCCGGTGTAGACTTTCCGGTCGTCACGTCCAACCGGCATGCGCATGGCCCTTTCCGAGCTTCACGACCGTCTTCGCTTCGTCCTCGTCCGCACCTCTCATTCGGGCAACATCGGTTCGGCCGCGCGGGCGATCCGCACCATGGGGTTCGACCGCCTCACGCTCGTGGCGCCGCACCGCTTCCCCGATCCCGAGGCCACGGCGCTGGCCGCCGGTGCCGACGACGTGTTGGGCCAGGCGGCGATCCACGACGACCTCGTATCGGGCCTGGCCGGCACGACCTTCGCCCTGGGCCTGTCCGCGCGCCGTCGCGGCGTGAACCTGCCCGAACTCGATCCGCGCGAGGGTGCCGCCCAGGCCATCGCCGCCGCGCGCCGTGGCGAACAGGTGGCGCTGGTGTTCGGCAACGAGCGCACGGGGCTGGAGAACGACGAGCTGTCGCGTTGCCATGCGATGGTGCGCATTCCCAGCGTCGACGACTTCAGCTCGCTCAATCTCTCGCAAGCCGTGCAGGTGGTGGCTTATGAGCTGCGCATCGCCTTGCTCGGCGACGAGGCGAAACCCGCGGTCGTCGAGGCCGATCCGGACGAAGTTCCCGCCGATGCGGAACAGCTCGAGCGGTTCTTCACCCATCTGGGCGAGACGCTCGACGACATCGAGTTCCACAAGGGGCGTTCGCCGACGACGATCATGCTGAAGTTGCGCAAGCTGTTCCTGCGGGCGCGGCCGGAGGTGCGGGAGTTGCGCATCCTCCATGGGATTTTCGCGGATGCGCAGCGGATGGCGGGGCTGGCCAAAAAGCGCGAATGAACGTTGTCGCCTGGCCCGGCGCAAGGCGCTGGGTTCCTGCCTTCGCAGGAACGACGTGAGGCGGTTTGACACGCAGCGGTCAATCGTGCGGCTCGTCGTTCCTGCGAAGGCAGGAACCCAGCGTCTTAAACCAGGTCGCGAAAGAAGCGCAGCAGCGCATGACTGAAGGTCGCCGAGGCCACCACCATCGCCACGGTGGTCAGCCACACCGCGATCAGCAGGCCGCCGTCGCGCTCGACCAGCGCAAAGGCGAACACGATGAGCATCGCGCCGAACACGTAGTTGGTGAAGGGAATCGGCAGCGCGAGCAGGAGGCCGACGAGGATCATGATCGCGCCGGAGACGAAGGTGAAAGGGCTGCGCGTGAGGCGTTGCAAGCGGGGCTTGCAGACCTTCTCCAGGCGTCGCGTCATCGGCTCGATGCGATCGAGGAAACGGAGCAGGCCATCGCGCGACATGGTGCGCCGTTTCAGGAAGCCGGGTACCCACGGGTGTTCCAGGCCCACCAGCATTTCCAGTCCCAGCGCCACCACCAGCACGCCCATGATGCCGCCGATGCCCAGCGGCACGGGGATGAAGTTGGGGATCGCCAGCAGGAGCAGCAGGAAGCCGAAGGCGCGGCGCTTGAGGGGCTCGAGCAATTCGTCGACCGTGATCCGCTCGCCGGGCGCGGCGAGGGCGGCGGCGCGAAGGAGGGCGGCGGTCTTGTCTTCGCGGGGTTCATGGGAGGTCATGGGGTGACTCTCGCCAAGATGCGTTGAATGACCATTGAACGCCGTCGATGGGCGATGCCTCAGTGTTCGGCCTCCGGCTTCACGGACACGGCGCTCACCAGCACCTTGTCGATGCGCGCCCCGTCCATGTCCACCACCTCGAACCGGTAACCCTGCCATTCGAAGGATTCGCTGGCCTGGGGGATGTAGCCGAACTGCGTGGTGACCATGCCCGCCACGGTGCGGAAATCGTGCTCCTCCTCGTTCGGCAGGCGATCGAGCTGGAGCAGTTCCCTCAGGTCGTCGGCGGGCAGGGCGCCGTCGATCAGCCAACTGCCGTCGTCGCGGCGGACGATGGGACCGCCCTGGCTGGCGTCGTCGGCAGCTGGCGCGGTGGCGCCGACCACGGCCGAAAGCAGGTCGTTGAGGGTGACCAGGCCTTCGATGTCGCCGTACTCGTCCACGGCCAGGGCCAGCTGGGTATCGGCGTCGCGGAAGGCTTCGAGCAGGTCGAGCGCTCGCGCCGTCGCGGGCACGAAAAGGGGGCGGCCCACGTGGGCGAAGAGGTCGATCTCGCCGCCGCCCTCGAACGACCGGATCAACGACTTGACCTCGACCGTGCCGACCACCTCGCTTTCGTCGCGACGGTAGACGGGGTAACGGGAAAACGGCGTGGCGCGGAACACCTCGAGGTTTTCCTCGCGCGGCGCGGCCACGTCGAGCCAGGCGATCTTCTTGCGGGGGGTCATCACCGAGCCGACCGTGCGGTCGCCCAGGCGCAGCACGCGGTTGACCATGTTGCGTTCGTCGCTGTCGAGGATGCCTTGCTCGGCGCTCTCGGCCACCAGCAGGCGGATCTCCTCTTCGGTGGCGGCCGAGTTGCCTTTCCGGTGCAGGCGCATCACCCGAAGGATGGCGGTGGAAACGTGGTTGAGCAGCCAGACCAGGGGCAGGGTGATCCGGGAGACCACCAGCATCGGCACGGCGATCTGGCAGGCGATGCGTTCGGGGGCCGTCAGCGCGGCCCGCTTGGGCACCAGTTCGCCAACCACGATCTGCACCAGCGACATCAGCAGGAACCCCGCCAACCAGCCCAGCACGCGCATGTAGGGCTCCAGCCAGGCCGGGCCGTCGCCGTGGAACAGGGCGGCGAAGTGCTCGCCCAACTGGTCGCCGGCCACGGCGCCGGTGACCAGGATGATCAGCGTCATGCCCACCTGGACGGTCGAGAGGAACCGCTCGGGAGATTCGGCAAGTTGCAGCGCCATCCGGGCCCGGCGGCTGTCGCGGGCCATGTGTTTCAGGCGGCTCTTGCGCGAGGCCACCACGGACATTTCGGACAAGGCGAAGAAGCCGTTGCCGAGGGA
This window of the Luteibacter aegosomatis genome carries:
- the hda gene encoding DnaA regulatory inactivator Hda, which encodes MTSQQLPLALRWPRRQRFEHFHAGENAAALEALRAAAGSASAPWVFVAGPLGSGRTHLLIAACQAAIDEGRTAQYLPLAGLRGSRADAIRGMAGSDVLAIDDLDSVAGEADAEHALFDTFNRYRAEGCTLLFAATAAPATLGIALPDLRSRLGSLTQAVLKPLGDEQRRQVLREQAAGRGIELDDTVLDWLFAHHARDLGALLDLLDTLDRASLAAQRRVTVPFLRSLLKE
- a CDS encoding inositol monophosphatase family protein; protein product: MPRPAVNVAARAARSAGNIILRYMNRIEGLSVVEKQRMDFASEVDRLAEAEIIKELRRAYPTHAILGEESGQTGKGPLMWVIDPLDGTHNYLRGIPHFCVSIALVEKGEPVYGVVFDPLRDELFTASKGDGAYLNDRRIRVGKRDNLTGALLATGYPYRVRNHIESQLAMTQALLQEAEDIRRMGSAALDLAYVAAGRLDGYFEPGLGLWDIAAGALLVREAGGVYNDFSGREGLPESGNLIAANHKVAAAMTEVIGANATPRLLGVSA
- a CDS encoding RNA methyltransferase; the protein is MALSELHDRLRFVLVRTSHSGNIGSAARAIRTMGFDRLTLVAPHRFPDPEATALAAGADDVLGQAAIHDDLVSGLAGTTFALGLSARRRGVNLPELDPREGAAQAIAAARRGEQVALVFGNERTGLENDELSRCHAMVRIPSVDDFSSLNLSQAVQVVAYELRIALLGDEAKPAVVEADPDEVPADAEQLERFFTHLGETLDDIEFHKGRSPTTIMLKLRKLFLRARPEVRELRILHGIFADAQRMAGLAKKRE
- a CDS encoding exopolysaccharide biosynthesis protein, which gives rise to MTSHEPREDKTAALLRAAALAAPGERITVDELLEPLKRRAFGFLLLLLAIPNFIPVPLGIGGIMGVLVVALGLEMLVGLEHPWVPGFLKRRTMSRDGLLRFLDRIEPMTRRLEKVCKPRLQRLTRSPFTFVSGAIMILVGLLLALPIPFTNYVFGAMLIVFAFALVERDGGLLIAVWLTTVAMVVASATFSHALLRFFRDLV
- a CDS encoding hemolysin family protein → MLTELLLVLVLSLGNGFFALSEMSVVASRKSRLKHMARDSRRARMALQLAESPERFLSTVQVGMTLIILVTGAVAGDQLGEHFAALFHGDGPAWLEPYMRVLGWLAGFLLMSLVQIVVGELVPKRAALTAPERIACQIAVPMLVVSRITLPLVWLLNHVSTAILRVMRLHRKGNSAATEEEIRLLVAESAEQGILDSDERNMVNRVLRLGDRTVGSVMTPRKKIAWLDVAAPREENLEVFRATPFSRYPVYRRDESEVVGTVEVKSLIRSFEGGGEIDLFAHVGRPLFVPATARALDLLEAFRDADTQLALAVDEYGDIEGLVTLNDLLSAVVGATAPAADDASQGGPIVRRDDGSWLIDGALPADDLRELLQLDRLPNEEEHDFRTVAGMVTTQFGYIPQASESFEWQGYRFEVVDMDGARIDKVLVSAVSVKPEAEH